In one window of Helianthus annuus cultivar XRQ/B chromosome 17, HanXRQr2.0-SUNRISE, whole genome shotgun sequence DNA:
- the LOC110922170 gene encoding 40S ribosomal protein S3-1, which produces MATQLSKKRKFAADGVFFAELNEVLTRELAEDGYSGVEVRVTPMRTEIIIRATRTQNVLGEKGRRIRELTSLVQKRFKFPENSVELYAERVNNRGLCAIAQAESLRYKLLGGLAVRRACYGVLRFVMENGAKGCEVIISGKLRAQRAKSMKFKDGYMVSSGPVNDYIDSAVRHVLLRQGVIGIKVKIMLDWDPTGKLGPKKPLPDNVVIHMPKDDVIALPPKEVEEYKPPFVAADAPLPMPIPVAV; this is translated from the exons ATGGCGACTCAATTGAGCAAAAAGCGAAAG TTTGCAGCAGATGGCGTGTTTTTCGCCGAGTTAAACGAGGTTCTTACTAGAGAACTCGCGGAGGACGGTTATTCTGGAGTGGAAGTTAGGGTTACGCCGATGCGTACGGAGATTATTATAAGAGCCACACGTACTCAAAACGTGTTAG GCGAGAAGGGAAGGAGGATAAGGGAGCTGACATCCCTCGTTCAGAAACGCTTTAAGTTCCCTGAAAACAGCGTGGAACTTTATGCTGAGAGAGTCAACAACAGGGGGCTCTGTGCCATTGCACAAGCCGAATCTTTGCGTTACAAGCTTCTTGGCGGTCTTGCTGTCCGCAG GGCTTGCTATGGTGTTTTGAGATTTGTTATGGAGAATGGAGCAAAAGGATGTGAG GTGATTATTAGCGGAAAACTTAGGGCTCAACGTGCTAAATCAATGAAGTTTAAGGACGGGTACATGGTGTCATCTGGTCCAGTCAATGACTACATTGACTCTGCTGTGAGACATGTGCTTCTTAGACAG GGTGTTATTGGTATCAAGGTTAAGATTATGCTCGACTGGGATCCTACCGGCAAACTTGGCCCCAAGAAACCGTTACCTGATAATGTTGTTATTCACATgcctaaagatgatgtcattgCACTCCCACCCAAAGAAGTTGAGGAATACAAGCCACCGTTTGTTGCTGCTGATGCGCCTTTGCCTATGCCGATTCCAGTAGCTGTTTGA
- the LOC110921447 gene encoding transcription initiation factor TFIID subunit 15 isoform X1, with translation MANYSAKGAPSNGSVYVCNLPPGTDEDMLAEHFGTIGLLKKDKRTGKPKIWLYHDKVTNEPKGDATVTYEDPYAAQAAVEWFNNKEFHGNIIEVLMAQSKNSQNAVAPFADSSLVNDVGPDETERDMSESGARGRGRGDPSGNVPPKAWQQDGDWTCPNTSCTNVNFAFRGVCNRCGSARPAGASGGGAGGGGRGRGRGGGPDSGGGRGGVGGPTGLFGPNDWSCPMCANINWAKRLKCNICNTNKPGVSEGGVRGGRAGGYKELDEEELEETKRRRREAEEDDGEMYDEFGNLKKKFRVKAQQAEVGQVLPGTGRAGWEVEELGMSDKDKRERSRDRREERETGKNRRRSRSRERDRGRERERDRDHGYDRDREYGRDRERDRDRDRHRYHH, from the exons ATGGCAAACTATTCTGCAAAAGGAGCCCCTTCAAATGGATCTGTGTATGTTTGCAATTTGCCACCTGGAACAGATGAAGATATGTTAGCTGAACATTTTGGCACGATTGGCTTGCTAAAG AAAGATAAAAGAACAGGGAAACCAAAGATATGGTTATATCATGACAAAGTAACAAACGAACCTAAAGGAGATGCTACAGTGACATACGAGGATCCATATGCTGCACAAGCTGCTGTAGAATGGTTTAACAATAAGGAGTTTCACGGGAATATCATCGAAGTTCTCATGGCACAGTCAAAAAATTCACAAAATGCGGTGGCACCATTTGCTGACTCAAGTTTGGTCAATGATGTGGGACCCGATGAAACTGAACGCGACATGAGTGAAAGTGGGGCCCGTGGTAGAGGTCGTGGTGATCCTTCCGGAAACGTTCCACCAAAAGCATGGCAACAAGATGGTGACTGGACGTGTCCGAATACAAG TTGCACGAATGTAAACTTTGCATTTCGTGGCGTGTGCAACCGTTGCGGAAGTGCTCGACCCGCTGGTGCATCGGGTGGTGGtgcaggtggtggtggtcggGGCAGGGGTCGTGGTGGCGGTCCTGATTCTGGCGGTGGTCGAGGTGGGGTCGGTGGTCCTACTGGCCTTTTCGGTCCTAATGATTGGTCTTGTCCAAT GTGTGCTAACATCAACTGGGCAAAACGGTTAAAATGCAACATATGTAACACTAACAAACCCGGTGTTAGTGAAGGGGGTGTGAG AGGAGGACGTGCTGGTGGATACAAAGAACTTGATGAAGAAGAGTTAGAGGAAACAAAGAGGCGTAGGCGGGAGGCTGAAGAA GATGATGGTGAAATGTATGATGAATTTGGAAACTTGAAGAAGAAGTTTCGTGTGAAAGCACAACAAGCTGAAGTTGGTCAAGTGTTACCGGGAACCGGGCGTGCAGGCTGGGAGGTTGAGGAGCTTG GGATGAGTGACAAAGATAAAAGAGAAAGAAGCAGGGACAGAAGGGAGGAAAGAGAAACCGGCAAGAATCGGAGGAGGAGCAGAAGTCGTGAGAGGGATAGGGGTCGGGAAAGAGAACGGGACCGGGATCACGGTTATGATAGAGACAGAGAATATGGTCGGGACCGAGAGCGGGACAGGGACCGGGACCGTCACAGGTATCATCATTAG
- the LOC110921447 gene encoding transcription initiation factor TFIID subunit 15 isoform X2, protein MGSKKKDKRTGKPKIWLYHDKVTNEPKGDATVTYEDPYAAQAAVEWFNNKEFHGNIIEVLMAQSKNSQNAVAPFADSSLVNDVGPDETERDMSESGARGRGRGDPSGNVPPKAWQQDGDWTCPNTSCTNVNFAFRGVCNRCGSARPAGASGGGAGGGGRGRGRGGGPDSGGGRGGVGGPTGLFGPNDWSCPMCANINWAKRLKCNICNTNKPGVSEGGVRGGRAGGYKELDEEELEETKRRRREAEEDDGEMYDEFGNLKKKFRVKAQQAEVGQVLPGTGRAGWEVEELGMSDKDKRERSRDRREERETGKNRRRSRSRERDRGRERERDRDHGYDRDREYGRDRERDRDRDRHRYHH, encoded by the exons ATGGGTTCTAAAAAG AAAGATAAAAGAACAGGGAAACCAAAGATATGGTTATATCATGACAAAGTAACAAACGAACCTAAAGGAGATGCTACAGTGACATACGAGGATCCATATGCTGCACAAGCTGCTGTAGAATGGTTTAACAATAAGGAGTTTCACGGGAATATCATCGAAGTTCTCATGGCACAGTCAAAAAATTCACAAAATGCGGTGGCACCATTTGCTGACTCAAGTTTGGTCAATGATGTGGGACCCGATGAAACTGAACGCGACATGAGTGAAAGTGGGGCCCGTGGTAGAGGTCGTGGTGATCCTTCCGGAAACGTTCCACCAAAAGCATGGCAACAAGATGGTGACTGGACGTGTCCGAATACAAG TTGCACGAATGTAAACTTTGCATTTCGTGGCGTGTGCAACCGTTGCGGAAGTGCTCGACCCGCTGGTGCATCGGGTGGTGGtgcaggtggtggtggtcggGGCAGGGGTCGTGGTGGCGGTCCTGATTCTGGCGGTGGTCGAGGTGGGGTCGGTGGTCCTACTGGCCTTTTCGGTCCTAATGATTGGTCTTGTCCAAT GTGTGCTAACATCAACTGGGCAAAACGGTTAAAATGCAACATATGTAACACTAACAAACCCGGTGTTAGTGAAGGGGGTGTGAG AGGAGGACGTGCTGGTGGATACAAAGAACTTGATGAAGAAGAGTTAGAGGAAACAAAGAGGCGTAGGCGGGAGGCTGAAGAA GATGATGGTGAAATGTATGATGAATTTGGAAACTTGAAGAAGAAGTTTCGTGTGAAAGCACAACAAGCTGAAGTTGGTCAAGTGTTACCGGGAACCGGGCGTGCAGGCTGGGAGGTTGAGGAGCTTG GGATGAGTGACAAAGATAAAAGAGAAAGAAGCAGGGACAGAAGGGAGGAAAGAGAAACCGGCAAGAATCGGAGGAGGAGCAGAAGTCGTGAGAGGGATAGGGGTCGGGAAAGAGAACGGGACCGGGATCACGGTTATGATAGAGACAGAGAATATGGTCGGGACCGAGAGCGGGACAGGGACCGGGACCGTCACAGGTATCATCATTAG